The following DNA comes from Occultella kanbiaonis.
TTGCGGGCTCCCGATCCAGGCAGGATAGGGCTGCTGCTCCAGACCCAAGCAAAAGGAATGTCGATGTCCGCCGCCACCATCATCGTGATCGTCATCACGGTCGTCATGAACACCGCGGTAGTGATCGGGGACATCGTGCAGGCCAAGTTCGTGATCGCGAACTCCAGAGAGGTCGGAGTGCCCGACGCCTGGCTGCCGGCCCTCGCTGTTCTCAAGGGGGCCGGCGCGGCCGGCCTCGTCGTCGGCCTTG
Coding sequences within:
- a CDS encoding DoxX family protein; translated protein: MSAATIIVIVITVVMNTAVVIGDIVQAKFVIANSREVGVPDAWLPALAVLKGAGAAGLVVGLAGLPLIGILAASGLTLFYLTALIAHVRARVFHSIAFPTLFFAFALGSLVLLLAA